From the bacterium genome, the window CCGTCGATCGCATCTCTCCGGAGTCGACCAGATCACCGCTCACCATGGGCAGTGGCAAGAGCGGGAGCTCACGCGGGCCGTCGGGATCGGTGCTTGCCAACGGCCGCGGCTTGGCCCGGATGACCCGGTAGCGGATTCCGTAGACCACGCCCACGATGACGATCGCCGCGAGAGACAGCACGTGAATCCAGGTGTCGGCCGACCGGCTTGGTTGTGCTTCGGCCGTGAGCGGCGGGGTGGCCGATACGTCCGTCATCGGCTCCTCTGGCGGCGGGTCTCCTCTCGGGATGAAGGGCAATGACAGCACGATCGCGGACGTGATCGTGAAGAGAAATGCCATCCTGATCCAGAACGGCCGCGAGTCTTGCAGTTGTCTGGATCCACGGAGAGCGGACCGCCCCGACAGGGCAAGCGGGCCAAGGGCCGCGGCGTCGCCCGTGCCCCGCTTGTCTCCGGGAGTCTGCGAGGTCCATGCGGCGTAGATTCGCCAGAATGCCGCTTCCTCATCCTCGCCTCGTACGAAGAGGCTTCGCATGACATCGCCCAGCCGCTTGGCATCCCAGTCCGCGCGCAGGGCGATCACGTGCTGCAGCTTCTCGACCTGTTGCGGCGTGATGGAGATCCCCTCCGTTCGGAGCGCCGCGAGCAGGCGATCAAGTCCCTTGACCGGGAGTCTCATCTTGGCCAACCGGCGTCGTCGAGCCCGGTCAGATCCTCGTGTGACTTGAGCAGGACGTTGATCCCAGGCATCTCGCGCACGTCTACGTCGCGAAGCTGGGCGGCGTCGACATCGCGCGCAGCCAGGACGGCGAGCCAAACAAGGAGTTCGGCGGTCGTCGGCTTCTTCGTGAGATCGTCCATCGCTCGGAGCTCCCAGAACCGCTCAAGAGCCGCCGTCAGGGTCTTGTCATCGACGGAGGGAAAGGACGTCTCTCGTCGCGCCTTGGCTGCCTTCTCGACAAGCTCCGGTGTGAGCTGGATGTGGTGGAAGACAGTCCGACGGAGGAACGCATCAGGCAAGCGGCGCTCGACGTTGCTGGTGATCACGACGATCGGTGGACGCTTGCTGATCGGATTGACCTCCCGATCCTCGAACGGGTGTTTGAAGGAGTGCTGATCCAACTCGTGAAGAAGGTCGTTTGGAAAGTCGCGAGGCGCCTTGTCGATCTCGTCGATGAGCACCACCGAGTCGCTCGCCTCCTCGTACGCGAGCCAGAGTGCCTTCTTCTCGAGAAAAGCCTCCCGTGGCCGCTTCTCCCCACCTTGCTTCCCATACGCAGTCCGCAGATAGCCGACGGCGTCGAAGTCGTACTTGATGTCCTGCGCAGTCGATGTCGACTTGACGCTGAATTCGTGGACCGGGAGGCCGAAGTACCAGCCGAGGTAGTATGCGACCTGGGTCTTCCCCGTACCGGGCTCGCCAGTGAGGAGGAGCGGCGATCCCACGGCCAGGGCGGTGTTCACCGCCGTCCGCAACTCATCGTCCGGAACGAATGCCGGCGCGGATTCCCCAAGGTCATGGATCGCCTTCGGGAGTGGTCGTTCCGCCAGTCTCGCTCTCGCGGCCTGATGGTCGTGATTGGCGCCTGGAAGGCTGACTAGCTCGAATCGCGGTGGGTCGCTCAATGCTCGACGTCCTCGATGGTCGGTCTGTGCGCAAGCGGTCGCGCGCAGAGATCCTACAGCTTGTCACGCAACGAGTGCCAACTCGTGGCTCTGGCGTCGTCCAGAAGGCGAACCGTCTCGGCGAAAGCCCCGCCTGTCTTGTTCAGCACGCGCTTGGTGATGTCCTTCACGAGGCTCTCGGGGCACGAGCAGTCGCGGCCGGCAAGGAACTCCCGGAGATCGGCTGCCCCAACGTGGTCGAGCTTGGGTATCGGCGTGATACCCAAGATTCGATCGTGCAGATCCTCCCGAAGGCTGTCGAACGCCTCCTCGAGCGCCTCGTGCTCGCTCGGCTCTGCCCGAACGCAGAGCAGGCAGAGGAACCGGGCGTTCCCCGGACAGGGCCGTGCGATTCGGTCTTGACAGAAGGCGATCCACGATCGCAACGTCTGCTCCTGGACGTTCAAGTCGTCGCCAGGCGGCAGGACACCCCAATCCAGCAACGACACTGGGATCGGCGTGCCTCGCGCGGTCGAACCGAGAAACCGCTTGCAAATCTCCGCGGGATCACTGAGTGAATACTGCTCGAGGAGATGCTGTTCGATGTCGGCAGGCGTGACTGCGGCGCGACCGGGTAGTAGTTCGGGCCGCATTCTCGTGACAGCGGCGGCTTCCCGGGCATAGCGACGCAGGTGATGCAGAACCTGCTCGCCGAATCGATCGAGGAGGTTTCCGTCACCTCCATATGCGATGAGGCACGTTGCCCTTCGATCACGATCGCGCAAGAGATCGTCCATCTCACCGCGCACGTTTTGACGTTGGATCCTCCGGTCCAGGAGGAGCCCGCCAAGGCGATCGCGCGCCGGGATGGTCCTCGCCGAGATGTCGAAGCGGCTGGTGCCGGAGAAGACGACCGTTTCCTGCGTGGCAGTGTGCTGGAGCGCGCCTATCGGGTCGTTCGCGTTGTTCTCGAGGAAGAGCGAGTGCAGCCAATGAAGAGCGGCGTCGTGCGCGCGTCGCTCGTTCCCGACGCGCGTCGGTTGGGCGACGAGCAGGCGCACTCCGCCGGCCACTGCAGTCAGGAACGGCCTTCCACTTCTGAGCGAGTCACCGACAGTCGTCAGGAGGACGACCGGTGGGGTGCGTTCGGCGGCGCCGAGGAGCTCTTCGATGTTCAGTTGCTCGCGTCCGAGCTGCAACTCCGGCTCACTGCTCTTCTTGTTGTGGCGAACCGTCGCGCAGATGTAGACGAGCGCTGGCCGCCGGGACCTGATTGCGCCCCACGCGTCAGCGACACTCGTGGCAACATCGACGAGTATCCTCTCGTTCTCCAGGCAGCGCCCGAGCAACTCCTCGATCCCAAGATGCGGGTTCATCTCGGGGGGGGCGTCGGGTGCGATCACCAGCACCGGCGACGGAGAGGTCCATTGCAGCGGCTGCAATGTCGGGAGGCTGCCCTTGTCCCAGGGCACTACCTCGAAAGTCCACCCGCTGTCGGCCAGCAGGCTGCCGTTCCATCGCGCGCGGGCCCAAGGAAGGCACGCGAGCGCGTCAGACGATGTCTGTATCCGAGCGCGCACTGGATACCGATGCGGGCCCGGCTCGACTCCGGACCCCGACTCCTGTCCGTGAACGTCCAGAAGAGCTCTCATGACCGAGCTGGGCAGGGCGGTGTCGTTGCCGAAGAGCGCGTCGCCAAGCGCCGATCCCATCTTTGCGTCGGCCTGGTCACCCCAGCGTTTGGCCTTGAGCACCACCCGGCCCGTTTCCCAGGGGCCGCGCGTCTCGTTCAACAGGCTCCCTTGCGCCTTGTACA encodes:
- a CDS encoding MoxR family ATPase; this translates as MSDPPRFELVSLPGANHDHQAARARLAERPLPKAIHDLGESAPAFVPDDELRTAVNTALAVGSPLLLTGEPGTGKTQVAYYLGWYFGLPVHEFSVKSTSTAQDIKYDFDAVGYLRTAYGKQGGEKRPREAFLEKKALWLAYEEASDSVVLIDEIDKAPRDFPNDLLHELDQHSFKHPFEDREVNPISKRPPIVVITSNVERRLPDAFLRRTVFHHIQLTPELVEKAAKARRETSFPSVDDKTLTAALERFWELRAMDDLTKKPTTAELLVWLAVLAARDVDAAQLRDVDVREMPGINVLLKSHEDLTGLDDAGWPR
- a CDS encoding toll/interleukin-1 receptor domain-containing protein codes for the protein MARRIFVTYSHADQETLHRFLRFLDLPNDELLSVWSDVELTASEDWHSEIQQALDRADIAVALVSQAFLTSDYVRNTELPAILAACEQGAMKLACLFVGASMVEKCPIAFVDGNGARKKELLTRYQGLNDPAAPVDALPEFEQDRVFRDAAIEVRTLAGRTKTRSTARALHGTRLELFVQLQQKRDELERVYKAQGSLLNETRGPWETGRVVLKAKRWGDQADAKMGSALGDALFGNDTALPSSVMRALLDVHGQESGSGVEPGPHRYPVRARIQTSSDALACLPWARARWNGSLLADSGWTFEVVPWDKGSLPTLQPLQWTSPSPVLVIAPDAPPEMNPHLGIEELLGRCLENERILVDVATSVADAWGAIRSRRPALVYICATVRHNKKSSEPELQLGREQLNIEELLGAAERTPPVVLLTTVGDSLRSGRPFLTAVAGGVRLLVAQPTRVGNERRAHDAALHWLHSLFLENNANDPIGALQHTATQETVVFSGTSRFDISARTIPARDRLGGLLLDRRIQRQNVRGEMDDLLRDRDRRATCLIAYGGDGNLLDRFGEQVLHHLRRYAREAAAVTRMRPELLPGRAAVTPADIEQHLLEQYSLSDPAEICKRFLGSTARGTPIPVSLLDWGVLPPGDDLNVQEQTLRSWIAFCQDRIARPCPGNARFLCLLCVRAEPSEHEALEEAFDSLREDLHDRILGITPIPKLDHVGAADLREFLAGRDCSCPESLVKDITKRVLNKTGGAFAETVRLLDDARATSWHSLRDKL